Proteins encoded within one genomic window of Dyadobacter chenhuakuii:
- a CDS encoding quinol:cytochrome C oxidoreductase produces MASAHSIPSIEERFEFTSGAKRNLIIGGGIGIALVALGAFLAANGGGHEAAAHGAEAAAAVGHGAAGHGAAGHEAAAATGHHEAGLMTRIWANLWVNGVYFTGMAVVGMFFISYNYLAQAGWSAVFKRVPEALPAFLPFTGIVMLLTFIFGGHDLFHWTHEGLYEVGGPEYDPIIAGKRGFLNTPFFVFRLVFYFAVWYWLWRVIRNLSLKEDEIGGTEFYEKSIRFGTAFLVVFGVTSSTSAWDFVMSIDTHWFSTMFGWYTLASWHVAGLAVITLVIVMLRERGYLRAVNSSHLRDLGKFVFAFSIFWTYVWFAQFLLIYYANLPEETIYFLERFRGHGGFFKAPFFITLFLNFFFPFLVLMTRDAKYTHSILKVACWSVIIGHYMDFYTNIMPGTLGASAGFGPLEWGFFLIFICAFGYSIASQLEKANLIPRNHPMLEESLHHDIA; encoded by the coding sequence ATGGCATCAGCACATTCGATTCCTTCTATTGAAGAACGGTTTGAATTTACTTCGGGGGCTAAAAGAAATTTAATTATTGGCGGTGGCATCGGCATAGCGTTAGTTGCATTAGGTGCTTTCCTGGCAGCTAATGGTGGCGGACACGAGGCTGCAGCACATGGTGCGGAAGCAGCTGCCGCAGTTGGACATGGGGCAGCAGGACATGGTGCTGCCGGACATGAAGCTGCTGCTGCGACGGGACATCACGAGGCTGGCTTGATGACTCGCATCTGGGCTAACCTTTGGGTAAATGGTGTTTATTTCACTGGTATGGCCGTTGTGGGAATGTTCTTTATTTCTTACAATTATCTGGCGCAAGCGGGATGGTCTGCTGTATTTAAAAGAGTTCCTGAGGCGTTACCAGCGTTTTTGCCATTTACGGGGATTGTGATGTTGTTAACGTTTATTTTCGGAGGTCACGATTTGTTTCACTGGACTCATGAAGGGCTTTACGAAGTAGGCGGACCTGAATATGATCCGATTATCGCTGGGAAAAGAGGCTTTTTGAATACACCATTCTTTGTTTTCAGACTTGTATTTTATTTCGCGGTATGGTATTGGTTGTGGCGTGTGATCCGTAATTTATCTTTGAAAGAAGATGAAATTGGCGGAACTGAGTTTTATGAAAAATCGATCCGGTTCGGAACTGCGTTCCTGGTAGTGTTTGGTGTTACTTCTTCGACTTCTGCATGGGACTTTGTTATGTCGATTGACACCCACTGGTTCAGCACAATGTTTGGATGGTATACGCTTGCTAGCTGGCACGTTGCTGGCCTTGCAGTAATCACTTTGGTTATTGTAATGCTGAGAGAGCGTGGATATTTGAGAGCAGTAAATTCAAGTCACCTTAGAGATTTAGGGAAATTCGTATTTGCATTCAGTATCTTCTGGACTTATGTGTGGTTTGCTCAATTCCTTTTGATTTACTACGCTAACTTACCGGAAGAAACGATTTACTTTTTGGAGCGTTTTAGAGGTCACGGTGGGTTTTTCAAGGCGCCATTCTTTATCACGTTGTTCCTGAATTTCTTCTTCCCATTCCTTGTTTTAATGACGCGTGATGCGAAGTATACACATTCAATTCTCAAAGTGGCTTGCTGGAGTGTGATTATTGGTCATTATATGGATTTTTATACCAATATAATGCCGGGTACGCTTGGAGCAAGTGCAGGTTTCGGTCCGTTGGAATGGGGTTTCTTCCTTATTTTTATATGTGCGTTTGGTTATTCAATTGCAAGTCAGTTAGAAAAGGCGAATTTGATACCAAGGAATCATCCAATGTTGGAGGAATCATTGCATCACGATATAGCCTAA
- a CDS encoding cytochrome c oxidase subunit II — protein MNIIIALVALVFLVLTGVVISRLQNVLKNVNKTDSPDAEPSGNKWNGAMFIVILIVGAIAITWSYLHAREFFLPEASSIHGRRTDDLFWFSMGILTIPFIIVNFLIFFFAWKYQHKKNHRASFYPDNHRLELIWTIVPAIVMALLVFTGWKAWSDITSDAPRDAEVIEITGKQFNWIARYAGMSDNKLGDYNYKLIDSQNEVGIDLSDENSFDDFTNPSEMHIPVNRPVLLKIRARDVLHSVFIPHMRVKMDAVPGMPTKFWFVADKTTADMRAETGNANFDYEIACTEVCGQGHFSMKMRLIVEDEASYKKWCAEQATFLQTYPEYLAKVPENLKAKAMKYVPAEAATPADSSATSTGGAGTSTSLR, from the coding sequence ATGAATATTATTATCGCATTAGTTGCTCTTGTTTTTCTGGTTCTCACAGGCGTTGTGATATCCAGGCTTCAGAATGTTCTCAAGAATGTAAATAAAACCGATTCGCCTGATGCGGAGCCGTCGGGTAATAAATGGAATGGTGCCATGTTTATCGTAATCCTCATTGTAGGAGCGATTGCGATCACTTGGTCTTATCTTCATGCCCGTGAGTTCTTTTTGCCTGAGGCGTCTTCGATTCACGGAAGGAGAACCGACGACCTGTTTTGGTTTTCAATGGGAATCTTGACGATTCCTTTCATCATCGTTAACTTCCTGATCTTCTTTTTTGCATGGAAATATCAGCATAAGAAAAATCACCGTGCATCATTCTATCCTGATAACCACAGACTTGAACTTATCTGGACGATCGTTCCGGCAATTGTAATGGCGCTTTTGGTATTTACAGGTTGGAAAGCATGGTCGGATATAACTTCTGATGCACCGAGAGATGCGGAAGTGATTGAAATCACAGGCAAGCAATTCAACTGGATTGCACGTTATGCTGGGATGAGCGATAATAAATTGGGAGACTATAACTATAAATTGATCGATTCTCAAAATGAGGTTGGTATAGATCTTTCTGATGAGAATTCTTTTGATGATTTCACCAATCCAAGTGAAATGCACATTCCTGTAAATCGTCCAGTGCTGCTTAAAATACGCGCCAGGGATGTTTTGCACAGTGTATTTATCCCTCACATGCGTGTGAAAATGGATGCTGTTCCAGGTATGCCGACGAAATTCTGGTTCGTGGCGGACAAGACAACAGCTGATATGCGCGCTGAAACCGGCAATGCTAATTTTGATTACGAAATAGCATGTACTGAGGTTTGCGGTCAGGGACACTTTTCAATGAAAATGCGATTGATAGTTGAAGACGAAGCGTCTTATAAGAAGTGGTGTGCTGAGCAAGCAACTTTCCTTCAAACTTACCCTGAATATCTTGCGAAAGTGCCAGAGAATTTGAAAGCGAAGGCGATGAAATATGTGCCAGCCGAAGCGGCAACTCCTGCTGATAGTTCAGCAACTTCGACAGGAGGAGCAGGAACAAGTACAAGTCTACGCTAA
- a CDS encoding cytochrome c oxidase subunit I → MSAIEGLETAHHHETEHEHHHEAQNFWQKYIFCEDHKVIAKQYLITGILWAVIGISMSVIFRIQLGLPDSNLSWLKPVLGGWISDAGKLDPNFYLALVTMHGTIMVFFVLTAGLSGTFSNFLIPLQIGARDMASGFMNMLSYWFFFLASVIMFASLFLQAGPAAGGWVIYPPLSALPQAHPGSGMGMTLWLASMAFFIVSQLLGGINYITTVINLRTRGMSFDRLPLTIWSFLITAVLGLISFPVLLSSVLLLIFDRHFGTSFYLSDIYINGEALPNVGGSPILFQHLFWFLGHPEVYIVLLPGLGITSEVIATNARKPIFGYRAMIASMLGIAFLAFIVWAHHMFVTGMNPFLGSVFMFLTLIIAVPSAVKGFNYITTLWKGNIVFTPGMLFSIGLVSLFVSGGLTGIILGNSALDIQLHDTYFVVAHFHLVMGAASAFGLFAGVYHWFPKMFGRMMNTTLGQIHFWLTFIGIYLVFIPMHYVGIAGFPRRYYQFTSYDFTHKFMDMNMFISIAAILSFLAQFIFLWNFFYSIFKGKRAPQNPWRSNTLEWTTPINPGHGNWVGEIPAVYRWSYDYSKPGAKEDFIPQNVPYSQTLESNFPHENELIATEKAIESQNYNDQFNAH, encoded by the coding sequence ATGTCAGCTATTGAAGGATTGGAAACAGCTCATCACCACGAAACTGAGCATGAACACCACCATGAAGCACAAAACTTTTGGCAGAAATATATATTTTGTGAAGACCACAAAGTTATAGCGAAGCAATATTTGATCACCGGGATTTTGTGGGCGGTGATCGGGATTTCCATGTCAGTGATTTTTCGTATTCAATTGGGTTTGCCGGATTCTAATCTTTCCTGGCTAAAACCTGTCTTGGGCGGATGGATCAGTGATGCTGGTAAATTGGATCCTAATTTTTATCTCGCCTTGGTTACAATGCACGGGACCATCATGGTATTCTTTGTATTGACTGCCGGTCTGAGCGGAACATTCAGTAACTTCTTGATTCCTTTGCAAATCGGCGCACGCGATATGGCGTCTGGTTTCATGAACATGTTGTCTTACTGGTTTTTCTTCCTGGCCAGTGTTATCATGTTTGCGTCATTGTTCTTACAAGCAGGGCCAGCAGCAGGTGGTTGGGTAATTTATCCACCATTGAGCGCACTGCCACAGGCACACCCAGGCTCAGGAATGGGTATGACGCTTTGGTTGGCTAGTATGGCATTTTTTATTGTATCTCAGCTTTTGGGTGGGATCAACTACATTACTACGGTTATCAACTTGCGTACAAGAGGAATGTCGTTCGACCGTCTTCCACTAACGATCTGGTCCTTCCTTATCACAGCGGTTTTGGGTCTGATTTCCTTTCCTGTTCTTTTGTCATCTGTATTGCTTCTGATTTTCGACCGTCACTTCGGTACAAGCTTTTATCTTTCAGATATCTATATCAATGGTGAAGCGCTTCCTAATGTAGGTGGTAGCCCGATTTTGTTCCAGCATTTGTTCTGGTTCCTGGGTCACCCTGAGGTTTACATTGTACTATTGCCAGGACTTGGTATCACCTCCGAAGTTATTGCAACCAACGCACGTAAGCCTATCTTCGGTTACCGTGCGATGATTGCATCCATGTTGGGTATTGCATTCCTTGCATTTATCGTATGGGCTCACCATATGTTTGTAACAGGTATGAATCCATTCCTTGGATCCGTATTTATGTTCCTTACATTGATCATTGCGGTTCCATCTGCTGTGAAAGGATTTAACTACATTACCACGCTGTGGAAAGGAAACATTGTTTTCACACCTGGAATGTTGTTCTCGATCGGTCTTGTTTCGCTGTTCGTATCTGGTGGTTTGACGGGGATTATCCTTGGAAACAGTGCGCTTGACATTCAACTTCACGATACTTACTTTGTAGTAGCCCACTTCCACCTTGTAATGGGAGCTGCATCTGCCTTTGGACTTTTCGCAGGGGTTTATCACTGGTTCCCTAAAATGTTTGGCAGAATGATGAATACGACTTTGGGTCAGATTCACTTCTGGTTGACATTCATTGGTATTTATCTTGTATTTATTCCAATGCACTATGTGGGTATCGCAGGTTTCCCGCGCAGATATTACCAGTTCACCAGCTACGACTTCACGCATAAGTTTATGGACATGAACATGTTCATATCTATCGCAGCCATCTTGTCATTCCTTGCGCAGTTCATTTTCCTTTGGAACTTCTTTTACAGCATTTTCAAAGGGAAGAGAGCTCCTCAAAATCCATGGAGATCAAACACATTGGAATGGACTACACCAATTAATCCTGGTCACGGAAACTGGGTTGGAGAGATCCCCGCAGTTTACCGCTGGTCTTACGATTACAGCAAGCCGGGCGCTAAGGAAGATTTCATTCCGCAAAACGTACCATATTCTCAAACATTGGAATCCAACTTCCCGCATGAGAATGAACTGATAGCCACAGAAAAGGCGATTGAGTCACAAAATTATAATGATCAGTTCAACGCACATTGA
- a CDS encoding COX15/CtaA family protein, whose protein sequence is MISSTHIDIKANRRFRRLALNTVIVLYFLIIAGGVVRSTGAGMGCPDWPRCFGRWVPPTEISQLPANYKEIYGAKLKGEIEFNPVKTWIEYVNRLLGAFTGVMIFLTLLASIPFLKSGNKRIFYYSLSAFILVGFQGWLGAKVVSFELLPVVVTLHMLLAIVIVFLLLFLYTWSAYAGNILQLKESSKKAIGGIGVVVITLSLIQILLGTQVREAIDEVVHRLGYQARSQWIDELGLNFYIHRSFSIVLFVVNLYWISKIFKAEGRYSIAGRIAIACFCLLIVEIATGILMAYFGVPAFAQPLHLTFAILLIGLQFVIWLVVNGNKYLKYSSDIRLEKSTI, encoded by the coding sequence ATGATCAGTTCAACGCACATTGATATCAAGGCCAACCGACGGTTCCGTCGGTTGGCCTTGAATACTGTCATTGTACTCTATTTTCTTATTATAGCGGGTGGGGTAGTGAGGAGCACGGGCGCTGGAATGGGTTGTCCGGATTGGCCGCGTTGCTTCGGACGATGGGTTCCGCCGACTGAAATTTCGCAATTACCGGCCAACTACAAGGAAATTTACGGCGCTAAGCTAAAAGGAGAGATTGAATTTAATCCGGTTAAAACATGGATTGAATACGTAAACAGACTTCTGGGCGCTTTCACAGGGGTAATGATCTTCCTGACACTATTAGCCTCCATACCTTTCCTTAAATCCGGAAACAAGCGAATCTTCTATTACAGTTTGTCAGCGTTCATTCTGGTAGGATTTCAGGGGTGGCTGGGTGCCAAAGTTGTGTCCTTTGAATTGTTGCCGGTGGTTGTAACGCTCCATATGCTGTTAGCCATTGTGATTGTTTTTCTGCTTTTGTTTCTCTACACCTGGTCGGCTTATGCTGGCAATATTTTACAGTTGAAAGAGTCGAGCAAGAAGGCAATCGGTGGGATTGGCGTAGTAGTAATCACATTGTCCTTGATTCAGATCTTGCTTGGAACTCAGGTTAGGGAGGCAATTGACGAGGTGGTTCACAGGTTAGGTTATCAGGCGAGAAGCCAATGGATTGATGAGTTGGGTTTGAACTTTTATATACACCGGTCCTTTTCAATTGTTCTTTTTGTTGTAAACCTTTATTGGATCAGCAAAATTTTTAAAGCAGAAGGCAGGTATTCGATAGCAGGAAGGATTGCAATTGCTTGCTTTTGTTTATTGATAGTCGAAATTGCCACAGGGATTTTGATGGCTTATTTTGGAGTACCAGCATTTGCCCAGCCATTGCACCTTACATTTGCAATATTATTGATCGGCCTTCAATTTGTGATTTGGCTTGTCGTAAATGGAAATAAGTATTTAAAGTATTCGTCAGATATCCGTCTGGAAAAGAGTACGATTTAG
- the cyoE gene encoding heme o synthase, giving the protein MISAEGSLGGVGKLRERIGVLFELLKFRLASLIAFSGAMGYCLGAKEVETGKLVLFIIASIGITGAANIINQILEKDFDKLMKRTANRPLPSGRITVDQAIIWAVFLGITSLAIFVLVFNLSTGLISLLSLVLYGFVYTPLKRVGPIAVFVGAFPGAFPPMIGWVAATNHFGLEPGILFAIQFFWQFPHFWAIAWVLDEDYKRAGFKLLPANGLKDVNTTLQIMIYTVFLLPIGWLPYELGMTGINSAFVATVFGVLFLAQTFHLMRTCTDKTARQLMFGSFIYLPIVQIAFLLDKL; this is encoded by the coding sequence ATGATATCAGCTGAGGGAAGCTTAGGAGGCGTAGGGAAGTTAAGAGAGAGGATAGGCGTTTTATTTGAGTTGCTAAAATTCAGGCTGGCTTCGCTGATCGCATTTTCTGGTGCTATGGGCTACTGCCTGGGTGCGAAGGAAGTTGAGACGGGAAAGTTGGTGCTTTTCATCATTGCATCAATCGGAATCACCGGAGCAGCAAACATTATCAATCAGATTCTCGAAAAGGACTTTGATAAATTGATGAAGCGGACTGCCAACCGGCCGTTGCCTAGTGGGCGCATTACGGTAGATCAGGCAATCATTTGGGCGGTTTTTCTGGGAATTACTTCTCTGGCGATTTTCGTGCTAGTATTTAATCTGAGCACAGGTTTAATTTCGCTTTTGTCGCTGGTGCTGTATGGTTTTGTTTACACACCATTAAAAAGGGTTGGTCCGATAGCGGTTTTTGTCGGAGCTTTTCCAGGGGCATTTCCTCCGATGATTGGCTGGGTAGCAGCGACAAATCATTTCGGCTTAGAGCCGGGAATCTTGTTCGCGATTCAGTTCTTCTGGCAATTTCCACACTTTTGGGCGATTGCCTGGGTGCTTGATGAGGACTATAAAAGAGCAGGGTTTAAATTGCTTCCTGCCAACGGCCTGAAGGACGTTAATACGACATTGCAAATAATGATTTATACGGTGTTCCTGTTGCCGATTGGCTGGCTGCCTTACGAATTGGGTATGACCGGGATCAATTCGGCTTTTGTTGCAACCGTGTTTGGCGTTTTGTTCCTGGCTCAGACGTTCCATTTGATGCGCACTTGCACGGATAAAACGGCAAGGCAATTGATGTTCGGATCGTTTATATATTTGCCAATTGTGCAGATCGCGTTTTTGTTGGATAAATTGTGA
- a CDS encoding cytochrome c oxidase subunit 3: MESVQQYKVDREPQETLAMDPMKFILWLFLVSIIMLFASQSSAYLVRRAEGNWLEFSMPTIFWYSTGVLLMSSTAMQWAFYSAKKDQFKQLKIAISITFVLGLAFLWMQFEGWKQLVAMNVYFVGNPSGSFFYVFTGLHGFHIISGLIVLLYSLTAAFKLKVHSKNLRRIQICASYWHFLDLLWLYLFVFLLTFN; this comes from the coding sequence ATGGAAAGTGTTCAGCAGTATAAAGTAGATAGAGAACCGCAGGAAACATTGGCAATGGATCCAATGAAATTCATTCTGTGGCTGTTTTTGGTTAGTATTATCATGTTATTTGCTTCTCAATCAAGTGCTTATTTGGTGAGAAGAGCCGAGGGGAACTGGTTGGAATTCTCAATGCCAACGATTTTCTGGTATAGCACAGGCGTTCTTTTAATGAGCAGCACAGCTATGCAATGGGCGTTTTATTCGGCAAAAAAAGATCAGTTCAAACAATTGAAAATAGCAATTTCTATTACTTTTGTACTTGGTCTGGCGTTCCTTTGGATGCAATTTGAAGGATGGAAACAGCTGGTTGCCATGAATGTTTATTTCGTTGGAAACCCGTCTGGTTCGTTTTTTTATGTGTTCACAGGATTACACGGTTTTCACATCATCAGCGGATTAATCGTGTTGCTTTATTCTTTGACGGCGGCGTTCAAGTTGAAAGTGCACTCGAAGAATTTGAGACGCATTCAGATCTGTGCCAGTTACTGGCATTTTCTAGATTTACTTTGGTTATACCTTTTTGTTTTTTTATTGACTTTTAATTAA
- a CDS encoding cytochrome c oxidase subunit 3 yields MAANVTTPGAVEPKMWMGGIEPMRASYGKLMMWFFLISDTFTFSALLVAYGTARFAFPAFSGNVDDFTFSNMYWPIPEKVYEAVPFLHGISLPLVFVGIMTFILIASSVTMVLAVEAGHRMDRANVEKYMLWTILGGFTFLGCQAWEWAHFIHGTDTGSVMKVIENGVWVDKTIFGANLTENQYGPPAFADFFFFITGFHGTHVFSGVILNILIFFRTATGFYDKRGSYEMVEKVGLYWHFVDLVWVFVFTFFYLV; encoded by the coding sequence ATGGCTGCAAATGTAACAACACCTGGCGCGGTAGAACCCAAAATGTGGATGGGGGGAATTGAGCCTATGAGAGCTAGTTATGGTAAACTGATGATGTGGTTTTTCCTTATCTCGGATACCTTTACTTTCTCAGCCCTGCTCGTTGCCTACGGTACAGCAAGGTTCGCCTTTCCGGCATTTTCCGGAAACGTGGATGACTTTACATTTTCAAACATGTATTGGCCAATTCCGGAAAAGGTGTACGAGGCGGTGCCTTTCCTTCACGGAATTTCTCTTCCCCTGGTCTTTGTAGGGATCATGACATTCATCCTGATCGCGAGTAGTGTGACGATGGTTCTTGCAGTAGAAGCAGGTCACCGTATGGACCGTGCCAATGTTGAAAAATATATGCTTTGGACAATCCTTGGCGGATTTACTTTCCTGGGCTGCCAGGCTTGGGAATGGGCTCACTTTATCCATGGAACGGATACAGGAAGTGTAATGAAAGTTATTGAAAACGGAGTTTGGGTGGATAAGACAATATTTGGGGCGAACCTTACGGAAAACCAGTATGGTCCTCCTGCATTTGCTGACTTCTTTTTCTTTATCACGGGTTTCCACGGAACGCACGTATTCAGTGGCGTGATCCTGAACATTCTGATCTTCTTCCGTACTGCCACAGGTTTTTATGATAAGAGGGGAAGCTACGAAATGGTCGAGAAAGTTGGACTTTACTGGCACTTTGTAGACTTAGTGTGGGTATTCGTATTTACATTCTTTTATCTGGTTTAA
- a CDS encoding cytochrome C oxidase subunit IV family protein has protein sequence MSEVHHIHNQDPNAGAEQRKAIWKTFWILLILTAVEFLIAFTVPHGILKVTIFIVMTIVKAFYIVGEFMHLKHETKSLIWSILVPVIFVAWLILALMLEGNAIFEAIFD, from the coding sequence ATGTCGGAAGTACACCATATTCATAACCAGGATCCAAACGCAGGTGCTGAGCAACGTAAAGCAATCTGGAAAACCTTTTGGATTCTCCTTATCCTGACTGCCGTAGAATTCCTTATCGCATTCACGGTTCCTCACGGAATATTGAAGGTCACCATTTTCATCGTGATGACGATTGTTAAGGCGTTCTATATCGTGGGTGAATTCATGCACTTAAAGCATGAAACGAAGTCACTGATCTGGTCGATCCTGGTTCCCGTTATCTTCGTAGCCTGGTTAATTTTGGCGCTTATGTTAGAAGGTAATGCGATTTTTGAAGCCATATTCGATTAA
- a CDS encoding DUF420 domain-containing protein, which translates to MASLVLEKKPKYERIINILAIVIPIAVAALLGIRQKVELGAWTKVLPHVIGVINTLTAVFLIAGFYFVKNNNISGHRKAMTGAFLLGAVFLVCYILYHISNQSTPFGGEGVVRPIYYFLLISHITLSIVVVWFVLRAVYFGYTNQIIEHRKAVKWAFPIWLYVSISGVVVYLMISPYYV; encoded by the coding sequence ATGGCTTCATTAGTATTAGAAAAGAAACCCAAATACGAACGCATTATCAACATTCTCGCCATTGTGATCCCGATTGCGGTTGCGGCGTTGTTAGGCATTCGGCAGAAAGTTGAGTTAGGAGCATGGACGAAGGTTCTGCCTCATGTTATCGGGGTAATTAACACGCTGACGGCGGTGTTTTTGATTGCAGGGTTTTATTTTGTCAAAAACAATAACATTAGTGGGCACCGCAAGGCGATGACAGGTGCATTTTTGTTGGGAGCTGTATTTTTGGTTTGTTATATTTTATATCACATTTCAAATCAATCTACACCTTTTGGTGGTGAAGGAGTTGTGCGGCCGATCTATTACTTTTTATTGATTTCGCACATTACCTTGTCTATTGTAGTCGTTTGGTTTGTGTTGCGTGCGGTGTATTTTGGTTATACTAATCAAATTATTGAACACAGAAAGGCTGTGAAATGGGCTTTTCCTATCTGGCTTTACGTGAGTATCAGTGGTGTTGTGGTTTACCTGATGATTAGTCCTTATTATGTATGA